In the Anoplopoma fimbria isolate UVic2021 breed Golden Eagle Sablefish chromosome 7, Afim_UVic_2022, whole genome shotgun sequence genome, one interval contains:
- the capgb gene encoding capping protein (actin filament), gelsolin-like b, whose translation MLPFKATPGQFGPEVSEPGLRVWRVEKMKAVPLAPSEVGAFFNGDSYLVLENRGEQGADLHMWIGEKSSRDEQVACAMLATTLDNFLSGDPIQHRQVQGYESPEFMALFPRGISYKDGGVESGFRRPQGSGTVQRLYQIKGKRNIRAKEVELSWSSFNKGDCFILDLGETIVSWIGSQANIFEKQKVREIASLIRDTDRHGKAKIVDSNEGEEPEEMLKVLGQMPQLAESTTEEDKEADVSNSASLYKVSDATGSMSMTKVSEKSPFAKDLLVRDDCFILDNGANGKIFVWKGNGANAEEKQVALQMADNFIEQMKYPRMKTQVEILPQGKETIIFKQFFKNWN comes from the exons ATGCTCCCCTTCAAGGCAACACCAGGTCAGTTTGGTCCAGAGGTCAGCGAGCCGGGCCTCCGAGTGTGGAGGGTGGAGAAGATGAAGGCAGTGCCGCTGGCGCCCTCCGAGGTCGGAGCCTTTTTTAACGGGGACTCCTACCTGGTGCTGGAGAACCGTGGTGAACAGGGAGCCGACCTCCACATGTGGATAG GTGAGAAGTCGTCTAGGGACGAGCAGGTAGCGTGCGCCATGCTGGCCACCACGCTGGACAACTTTCTGAGCGGTGACCCCATTCAGCACAGGCAGGTCCAGGGCTACGAGTCCCCAGAGTTCATGGCTCTGTTTCCCAGAGGGATCAGCTACAAG GATGGGGGAGTGGAGTCGGGCTTCAGGAGGCCTCAGGGCTCTGGGACGGTGCAGAGGTTGTACCAGATCAAAGGAAAGCGCAACATCCGTGCCAAGGAAGTGGAGCTGTCCTGGAGCAGTTTCAACAAAGGAGACTGCTTCATCCTTGACCTCGGAGAG ACCATTGTGTCGTGGATCGGGTCGCAGGCCAACATCTTCGAGAAGCAGAAGGTGCGTGAGATCGCCTCGCTGATTCGTGACACGGACAGACACGGTAAAGCCAAAATTGTGGACAGCAACGAGGGGGAGGAGCCTGAGGAGATGCTCAAG GTCCTGGGACAGATGCCTCAGCTGGCAGAGAGCACaacagaggaggacaaggaaGCAGACGTCTCCAACTCTGCCTCCCTCTACAAG GTGTCTGATGCGACAGGTTCCATGTCGATGACCAAAGTGTCGGAGAAGAGCCCGTTTGCCAAGGATCTGCTGGTTCGGGACGACTGCTTCATTCTGGACAACGGCGCCAATGGAAAGATCTTTGTCTGGAAAG GTAACGGAGCAAACGCTGAGGAGAAGCAGGTTGCCCTTCAGATGGCAGATAACTTCATCGAACAAATGAAGTACCCCAGGATGAAAACACAG gTGGAGATACTTCCACAGGGGAAGGAGACCATCATCTTCAAGCAGTTCTTCAAGAACTGGAACTAA